The Virgibacillus phasianinus genome includes a window with the following:
- a CDS encoding Gfo/Idh/MocA family protein translates to MSEKLNVAIIGCGGIANGKHLPSLSKIDQVELVAFCDIELEKAERAAAEYGCDESSVYEDYKKLLQDKRIDVVHVCTPNISHAEISIAAMEAGKHVMCEKPMAKTSEEAKLMVDAAKRTGRKLTIGYNNRFRPDSQYLHKVARQGDLGEVYYAKAHAIRRRAVPTWGVFLDEEKQGGGPLIDIGTHALDLTLWMMNNYKPKSVMGSVYHKLGKTKDAANAWGPWDPEKFTVEDSAFAFITMENGATITLESSWALNSLDVDEAKCSLSGTEGGADMKDGLRLNGERLSKLYTTKVELGAGGVAFYDGKKESDADLEARLWIESILNDTEPTVKPEEALVVTQILEAIYESARTGKAVYFD, encoded by the coding sequence GTGTCTGAAAAACTGAATGTAGCCATTATCGGTTGTGGTGGAATCGCAAATGGAAAACATCTTCCAAGTCTTAGCAAAATTGATCAAGTGGAATTAGTGGCCTTTTGTGATATTGAATTAGAAAAGGCTGAAAGAGCGGCTGCGGAATATGGATGTGACGAATCGAGTGTGTATGAGGATTATAAAAAACTGCTGCAAGATAAACGAATTGACGTTGTCCATGTATGTACCCCCAATATATCCCATGCAGAGATTTCCATTGCCGCTATGGAAGCGGGGAAGCATGTTATGTGTGAGAAACCGATGGCCAAAACGTCAGAAGAAGCTAAATTAATGGTAGACGCAGCAAAACGTACGGGCAGAAAGCTGACGATTGGCTATAATAATCGGTTTAGACCGGATAGTCAGTACTTACATAAGGTTGCCAGGCAAGGTGATCTTGGTGAAGTGTATTATGCAAAAGCACATGCAATCCGCCGCCGTGCCGTTCCAACTTGGGGAGTATTCCTGGATGAAGAAAAGCAAGGCGGTGGCCCTTTGATAGATATTGGGACACATGCGCTGGATCTAACGTTATGGATGATGAACAATTATAAACCAAAATCCGTGATGGGAAGCGTTTACCATAAGTTAGGGAAAACAAAAGATGCGGCAAACGCCTGGGGACCGTGGGATCCGGAAAAATTCACTGTGGAAGACTCTGCGTTTGCGTTTATTACCATGGAAAATGGTGCAACGATTACCTTGGAGTCAAGTTGGGCGCTGAATTCCTTAGACGTCGATGAAGCGAAGTGCTCTCTAAGTGGAACAGAAGGTGGCGCAGATATGAAAGATGGGTTACGTCTGAATGGTGAAAGACTCAGTAAACTGTACACGACAAAGGTGGAACTGGGTGCAGGTGGGGTTGCTTTTTACGACGGGAAGAAGGAAAGTGATGCTGACTTGGAGGCGAGGTTGTGGATTGAAAGTATTTTGAATGATACGGAACCAACCGTGAAACCAGAAGAAGCGTTAGTCGTGACGCAAATTTTAGAAGCAATCTATGAATCTGCTAGAACGGGCAAAGCTGTTTATTTTGACTAG
- a CDS encoding FadR/GntR family transcriptional regulator, translated as MKALKKKRLSEIVATEIKTYIKNENLQKGDRLPSVAELVQTLQIGRSSLREALQLLESQGALEVLNGKGTFIKDMKPFHIQMAFEVENEKKFLLETLEVREALEGKAVELAVNAASQEDINQMSFHLKEYVNSIENGEREKANKEDALFHQAIYRASKNPMLESIIDSVWDAFHEFWNEPFGKGDIFDPSYPFHETLLEAIRTKDPQKALQSFHEIMKSVRNSIENV; from the coding sequence GTGAAAGCATTAAAGAAAAAACGATTATCTGAAATTGTCGCAACTGAAATTAAAACATATATTAAAAATGAGAATTTACAAAAAGGAGACCGTCTTCCGTCCGTGGCAGAGCTAGTTCAAACGCTGCAAATCGGACGTTCATCCTTACGTGAAGCGTTACAATTGCTCGAATCACAAGGGGCATTAGAAGTTTTAAATGGAAAGGGTACTTTTATCAAAGATATGAAACCATTCCATATTCAAATGGCCTTCGAGGTGGAAAATGAAAAGAAGTTCTTATTGGAAACCCTTGAAGTAAGAGAAGCATTAGAGGGTAAAGCCGTGGAACTGGCAGTAAACGCAGCAAGTCAGGAAGATATCAATCAAATGAGTTTCCATCTCAAGGAATACGTGAATTCTATTGAAAATGGTGAACGGGAGAAAGCAAATAAAGAAGATGCCCTCTTTCATCAAGCCATCTATCGAGCATCCAAAAATCCAATGTTGGAGAGCATAATAGACTCGGTATGGGATGCTTTTCACGAGTTCTGGAATGAACCTTTTGGAAAAGGTGATATCTTTGATCCAAGTTACCCTTTCCATGAAACCTTGCTAGAGGCTATTCGGACAAAAGATCCCCAGAAAGCACTGCAATCCTTTCATGAGATAATGAAGTCTGTTCGGAATTCTATCGAAAATGTTTAG
- a CDS encoding YjgB family protein, translated as MRSTKPVVKVIAASVLTGSVLVGVPSLAGSVHATSNQAEISHHTNQNAVGYLNEIYHSAFEGEMPGYVQGLNINQATKKEVHNKLGNPGMVDHQFELYGWEMGQAGHGFSYNKDNTIAEIRNFGTGVERQTNLGRITPDLLGNQLGTADKILNVPGTDETDYVYQTGDYELHFVIGDNDIIKGFDQTVNHVNLKKAE; from the coding sequence ATGAGGTCTACTAAACCTGTAGTTAAAGTTATCGCTGCGTCGGTATTGACGGGTTCAGTATTAGTAGGGGTGCCATCTCTTGCTGGATCAGTTCATGCAACTTCTAATCAGGCGGAGATTTCCCACCATACGAACCAAAATGCAGTTGGTTATTTGAATGAAATTTACCATTCGGCCTTTGAGGGAGAAATGCCAGGATATGTCCAAGGGCTTAACATTAACCAAGCTACCAAAAAAGAAGTTCACAACAAGTTAGGAAATCCTGGAATGGTTGACCATCAATTTGAGTTGTATGGCTGGGAGATGGGACAAGCCGGACATGGATTTTCGTACAACAAAGACAATACCATAGCAGAAATTCGTAACTTTGGAACTGGTGTTGAGCGGCAAACGAATCTTGGAAGGATCACTCCAGACTTATTAGGAAACCAATTGGGTACTGCCGATAAAATTCTTAACGTCCCAGGTACTGACGAAACGGATTATGTTTATCAGACAGGGGACTACGAACTTCACTTTGTGATTGGTGATAACGACATCATAAAAGGGTTCGATCAAACGGTGAACCATGTTAATTTGAAAAAGGCGGAGTAG
- a CDS encoding ABC transporter permease, with amino-acid sequence MRDIAWLIGKTLQTTFRSKKNILFYLFTPLVGIFISLVAYGGQSGEMTFGVVNHDDGPIANETITFLKGLDNIQITEIGEGSIKEKVTSGTMDGVITFNQGYSTSVLAGEPDHIELTSIKGESVTGFVKSYLYQYIDNLSTLGKVADGDLAMFNRMYSDYQQQDVQLKTTTVEDSSASKTMTLSALGFLIMIMMFSAANLSEIILAEKENRTYFRLLSTPITARKYILSNVIVNMMVMIIQAIITLVFLSYVFQIDLNIPLWKALLVMVIFSLISVGLSLVIVAFSNSRSASNALTNLIIMPTVMLSGCFWPVEVMPESVQKIAAFLPQRWTLDTLTKLQEGNTFGSLYLNILILFAFAAALFLVAIYKFSHNNDTKSFI; translated from the coding sequence ATGAGGGATATCGCATGGCTGATTGGCAAGACGCTGCAAACTACATTCCGGAGCAAAAAAAATATTCTATTCTATCTGTTTACCCCGTTAGTGGGGATCTTTATTTCACTTGTTGCCTATGGCGGACAAAGCGGGGAAATGACCTTTGGTGTGGTAAACCATGATGATGGGCCAATTGCTAATGAGACTATTACCTTTTTAAAGGGGCTTGACAATATCCAGATAACGGAAATAGGGGAAGGCTCCATAAAGGAAAAGGTGACGTCGGGAACAATGGACGGTGTTATCACCTTTAATCAAGGGTATTCAACGAGTGTGTTAGCAGGGGAACCTGATCACATAGAATTGACATCGATCAAAGGAGAAAGTGTGACCGGTTTTGTCAAATCCTATTTGTATCAATATATCGATAATCTAAGCACGCTTGGCAAAGTAGCGGATGGGGATCTGGCGATGTTTAACCGCATGTATAGTGATTACCAGCAGCAGGATGTTCAATTGAAAACGACAACGGTAGAAGATTCGTCGGCCAGCAAAACGATGACACTATCTGCGCTTGGTTTCTTAATTATGATCATGATGTTTTCAGCAGCTAATTTATCGGAAATAATTTTGGCGGAAAAGGAGAATCGCACTTACTTTCGCTTGTTATCCACGCCGATTACTGCACGTAAATATATTCTATCGAATGTGATAGTGAATATGATGGTAATGATTATTCAGGCAATCATTACGCTCGTTTTCTTGTCGTATGTCTTTCAAATTGATTTAAATATTCCGCTTTGGAAGGCGCTGCTTGTGATGGTTATTTTCTCATTGATTTCAGTTGGTCTATCTTTAGTTATTGTTGCGTTCTCCAACAGCAGGAGTGCGTCGAATGCTTTGACTAATTTGATTATCATGCCGACTGTGATGCTTTCTGGCTGCTTTTGGCCGGTTGAAGTGATGCCGGAGTCGGTTCAAAAGATAGCGGCATTTTTGCCACAGCGCTGGACGTTGGATACTTTGACAAAATTGCAGGAAGGAAACACATTTGGGAGTTTGTATTTAAACATTTTGATTTTGTTTGCTTTTGCTGCGGCACTTTTTCTTGTTGCTATTTATAAATTTAGTCATAATAATGATACGAAAAGCTTTATATAG
- a CDS encoding ABC transporter permease has product MTILQIAWKEIKHDFRDIRTLVFMLGFPIVLMFVLGTALTGAFNGDFSIDEMNVVYNNTNDELTQPFKEFTKGAAQSGIHFTQVEDGKNGKDLVEQGEADGYVSIDQTGFHLFINDRSSIEGSILQGTLASFVDRYNVMTEVTKAAPEKAGSVLQGKPSHDYIDDHSLLPSKKPGSMDYYAVVMTTMIALYGAMAASGLISGERSRNTASRLMVAPIHKRDIFIGKVLGSIGINLACIAVVVLFSKLVFHVNWGDHYGMVFLVLVTEVILAVSFGLGISFFIKSQAGPTVIIMIAIQLASFFGGAYFPIENPEGIVKIIANLSPLTLENAAMFDMIYANDLSSVVPAVGMNLGIAFVFLLITTVFLRRREGL; this is encoded by the coding sequence ATGACCATATTGCAAATAGCCTGGAAGGAAATCAAGCATGATTTTCGCGATATCCGCACACTTGTATTTATGCTGGGATTTCCAATCGTGCTCATGTTTGTGCTTGGAACCGCGTTAACTGGCGCGTTTAATGGGGACTTTTCAATTGATGAAATGAATGTGGTATATAACAATACAAATGATGAGCTCACCCAGCCATTCAAGGAATTTACGAAGGGGGCAGCGCAATCCGGGATTCATTTTACTCAAGTAGAGGATGGGAAGAACGGGAAAGACCTGGTCGAACAAGGGGAGGCCGATGGATATGTGTCGATTGATCAAACAGGCTTTCATTTGTTTATCAATGATCGCAGCAGTATCGAAGGCAGCATTTTACAGGGGACGCTTGCTTCCTTTGTGGACCGGTATAATGTAATGACGGAAGTGACAAAGGCTGCCCCAGAGAAGGCTGGGAGCGTACTCCAAGGTAAACCCAGCCATGATTATATTGATGATCATTCCCTGCTGCCCTCAAAAAAACCAGGTTCCATGGATTATTATGCGGTTGTCATGACGACCATGATTGCCTTGTACGGAGCAATGGCGGCCAGCGGGTTGATTTCCGGGGAGCGATCACGTAATACTGCAAGCCGATTAATGGTGGCCCCCATCCATAAACGAGATATTTTTATCGGGAAAGTGCTTGGAAGTATCGGTATTAATTTGGCTTGTATTGCCGTTGTTGTGCTATTTAGCAAGTTAGTGTTTCACGTTAATTGGGGAGATCACTATGGCATGGTATTTCTTGTGCTTGTGACGGAGGTTATTCTGGCCGTCAGTTTTGGACTTGGGATTTCCTTTTTCATCAAATCACAAGCAGGGCCAACTGTGATAATTATGATTGCTATTCAGCTTGCATCCTTCTTTGGCGGTGCGTATTTCCCGATTGAGAATCCAGAGGGCATTGTGAAGATAATTGCCAATCTGTCTCCATTAACGCTTGAGAATGCTGCGATGTTCGATATGATTTACGCGAACGATTTGTCATCGGTTGTGCCAGCGGTCGGGATGAATCTTGGTATTGCGTTTGTGTTTTTATTGATAACGACAGTGTTTTTAAGACGACGGGAGGGATTATAA
- a CDS encoding ABC transporter ATP-binding protein → MNILEITDLTKKFGDFIAVDDMSLSIAEGEIFGFLGSNGAGKSTVINMVTGLLRKNKGSIMILGKDTNKNSTFIKKHIGLVPQELAIYEDLTAYENVKFFAGLYGLRGQELRDRTIEALEFVGLAEKQESYPKTFSGGMKRRLNIACAIAHQPKLIIMDEPTVGIDPQSRNYILTSVRKLNEMGCTIIYTSHYMEEVEEICTRIAIIDHGKIIAEGTKEQLKSLITDSKLIFIEVRSSEAIDADAIHAIQGVINVKVVENTVQITTELGVNNLNQIIAYFINNEIEIRTLDEKESNLETVFLTLTGRNLRDS, encoded by the coding sequence ATGAATATTTTGGAAATAACTGATTTGACGAAAAAATTTGGTGACTTTATCGCGGTTGATGATATGTCGCTGTCAATTGCAGAAGGGGAAATATTTGGGTTTTTAGGATCAAATGGTGCCGGTAAGAGTACAGTTATCAATATGGTTACCGGACTATTGCGCAAAAACAAAGGTTCGATCATGATTTTAGGGAAGGACACGAATAAAAATAGCACGTTTATCAAGAAGCATATTGGACTTGTGCCACAGGAGTTAGCCATTTATGAGGATTTAACTGCCTATGAAAATGTGAAATTCTTTGCGGGTTTGTATGGTTTGCGCGGGCAGGAGCTGCGGGACCGTACAATAGAGGCGTTGGAATTCGTTGGTTTAGCTGAAAAACAGGAAAGCTATCCCAAAACGTTTTCCGGCGGGATGAAACGGAGACTCAACATCGCCTGTGCGATTGCCCATCAGCCAAAGCTGATCATTATGGATGAACCAACAGTTGGTATTGATCCGCAATCCAGAAATTATATCCTCACGTCAGTCCGTAAATTGAATGAAATGGGCTGTACCATTATTTATACCAGTCATTATATGGAGGAAGTCGAGGAAATCTGTACGCGCATCGCGATTATCGATCATGGGAAAATCATTGCAGAAGGAACAAAGGAACAACTGAAATCGCTGATCACCGATTCTAAGCTTATCTTTATAGAAGTAAGATCCAGCGAAGCGATTGATGCGGATGCAATTCATGCCATCCAAGGCGTGATAAATGTAAAAGTGGTGGAAAACACGGTGCAAATTACGACCGAATTAGGTGTGAACAACTTAAATCAGATTATCGCTTATTTTATCAATAACGAAATCGAAATCCGAACGTTAGATGAAAAAGAATCGAATCTGGAAACCGTATTTTTAACATTAACTGGCAGGAACTTACGGGATTCTTAG
- a CDS encoding sensor histidine kinase: MDQWALINKLVLIFFIALNFVYKETVDIPWAVFLLLTYFCLNICLHLLKQRYQVGLLLLSIALSIIGSVNVSPLFMLLLPLSFVELTNVWTKQKVIPFLLAVIPVAYVDQSIQAVYVLVAIYTFLTYTMGRFYHLRLMKNEDQLDAMRITQQKLMKQINDNDAFMKQSAYMFKLEERNRISQEIHDDIGHSIAGALIQMEAAKRMMSLNPEKAKELLQNAIGITQEGIDSIRFTLKNMKPTTEQVGVNRLKLSIDEFITKHDKHTALTCKGNMDRITHIQWKVIHDNVTEALTNSLKYAERSTQIAIDVNVLNKLIRVEVKDNGNGAVKVEKGLGIIGMEERTAAIDGKIIIDGTDGFSVTTLLPIQH; encoded by the coding sequence ATGGATCAATGGGCACTGATCAATAAGCTGGTCTTGATTTTCTTTATTGCGCTAAATTTTGTCTATAAGGAAACGGTAGACATCCCGTGGGCGGTCTTTTTGCTGCTGACCTATTTCTGTCTCAATATTTGTTTGCATCTGCTTAAACAACGCTACCAGGTCGGATTGCTGCTTCTTTCGATCGCTTTATCCATTATTGGGAGTGTAAATGTAAGCCCATTATTTATGCTGCTTTTACCGTTATCGTTTGTCGAACTAACAAATGTATGGACAAAGCAAAAAGTCATTCCCTTTCTTTTGGCTGTAATTCCGGTCGCCTACGTGGACCAAAGTATACAAGCCGTATACGTACTAGTCGCTATATATACTTTTTTAACCTATACCATGGGGAGGTTTTACCACCTGCGACTGATGAAGAACGAAGACCAGCTGGACGCCATGCGGATTACCCAGCAGAAATTAATGAAGCAAATTAACGATAATGATGCGTTCATGAAACAATCTGCATATATGTTTAAATTAGAAGAACGGAATCGAATCTCACAGGAAATTCACGATGATATTGGCCATTCGATTGCGGGTGCACTGATTCAAATGGAAGCGGCGAAACGAATGATGAGCCTGAATCCGGAAAAGGCGAAGGAATTACTGCAAAATGCAATTGGCATCACGCAGGAAGGGATTGACAGCATTCGGTTCACATTAAAAAATATGAAACCGACGACGGAGCAGGTGGGGGTCAATCGCTTAAAATTATCGATCGATGAATTCATAACCAAGCATGATAAACATACTGCCCTAACTTGTAAAGGAAACATGGATCGCATCACGCATATTCAATGGAAGGTTATTCACGATAATGTGACGGAAGCGTTAACCAATTCGCTGAAATATGCGGAACGGAGCACACAGATTGCGATCGATGTAAACGTCCTGAATAAGCTAATTCGGGTGGAAGTGAAAGATAATGGCAACGGTGCAGTGAAAGTGGAAAAGGGTTTAGGAATTATTGGCATGGAAGAAAGAACGGCGGCGATTGACGGTAAAATCATTATTGACGGCACGGACGGATTCTCCGTAACCACCCTGCTTCCGATTCAACATTGA
- a CDS encoding response regulator transcription factor produces MTIKIIIADDNSFIREGLHIILNTYEEFNVLAQVSDGAEAVEYCRKHAVDIALLDIRMTRMDGVEATKQIVASTKTKPVILTTFDDDDYILGAIRNGAKGYLLKNNDPERIRDALKSVYHGTSIIQDEMLDKIKTSLSNGQQVSGDAKIDTTLFTERELEIMACIAKGYSNKEIAEEMYISGGTVANYITTILGKIGLKHRTQIAVYYLTGKVY; encoded by the coding sequence ATGACCATTAAAATCATAATCGCCGATGACAACTCGTTTATTCGAGAAGGGCTGCACATTATTTTAAATACATATGAAGAATTTAATGTGCTGGCTCAAGTAAGTGATGGGGCTGAGGCAGTGGAATATTGCCGGAAGCATGCTGTTGATATTGCTTTATTGGATATCCGGATGACTCGTATGGACGGGGTGGAAGCGACAAAGCAAATCGTTGCATCTACTAAAACAAAACCAGTCATTTTGACTACATTTGATGATGATGATTATATCCTTGGTGCGATCCGAAACGGTGCGAAAGGGTACTTGTTAAAAAACAATGACCCTGAGCGGATACGGGATGCTCTTAAAAGTGTCTATCATGGTACAAGCATTATCCAGGATGAAATGCTCGATAAAATCAAAACCTCCTTATCGAATGGTCAGCAGGTTTCCGGGGATGCGAAAATAGATACGACATTATTCACGGAGCGGGAGCTGGAAATTATGGCTTGTATTGCCAAGGGCTATTCGAATAAGGAAATAGCGGAAGAAATGTACATCTCAGGAGGAACAGTAGCAAATTATATCACCACGATCCTTGGCAAAATTGGCCTGAAGCATCGTACACAAATAGCCGTCTATTACCTGACAGGGAAAGTGTACTAA
- a CDS encoding DUF6157 family protein, which yields MSYKNTFIKVSEDSTADPAIVPVPRNEKPTIASIEYELIKNNPYQYTQDDVQFKTHSIRNQIEDTDEQREQFFAKPKACFRASPLVKKYGWGIHYNAEGKVSIYGVESEAYQDYLNSEGVTVLNGMRSKRKNKS from the coding sequence ATGAGCTACAAAAATACGTTTATCAAAGTCTCTGAAGATTCGACTGCGGACCCTGCTATTGTACCTGTCCCAAGAAATGAAAAACCGACGATTGCTTCCATTGAATATGAGTTGATCAAGAATAATCCCTACCAATATACGCAAGATGATGTCCAATTTAAAACCCATTCAATACGAAATCAAATAGAAGATACAGACGAACAACGGGAGCAGTTCTTTGCAAAACCGAAAGCATGTTTTCGAGCTTCGCCACTAGTGAAAAAATATGGATGGGGGATTCATTATAATGCGGAAGGAAAGGTTTCCATTTATGGGGTGGAGAGCGAAGCGTATCAAGACTATCTCAATTCGGAAGGGGTAACTGTGTTAAATGGCATGCGTTCGAAGCGGAAAAATAAGTCATAA
- a CDS encoding fructose bisphosphate aldolase, which translates to MNNSQFDKIKNGKGFIAALDQSGGSTPKALAEYGVPESAYSNEEEMFDQVHQMRTRIIKSPAFNADQILGVILFEQTMDREIDGKYTADYLADNGIVPFLKVDKGLADQENGVQLMKPIHDLDETLSRANERKIFGTKMRSVIHEPSESGIKAVVEQQFEVGKRIIAAGLVPIIEPEVNIHSENKEKSEEILRDEIAKNLDKLAEDENVMLKLSIPTKANMYKELIDHPRVVRVVALSGGYSRDEANEKLKENDGLIASFSRALAADLYADQSAEEFDAALKNAVDTIYDASVNKK; encoded by the coding sequence ATGAACAACAGTCAATTCGACAAAATTAAGAACGGAAAAGGATTTATCGCTGCACTCGATCAAAGTGGCGGCAGCACGCCAAAAGCATTGGCAGAGTATGGAGTGCCGGAAAGTGCTTATTCCAATGAAGAGGAAATGTTTGATCAGGTGCATCAAATGCGCACTAGAATCATCAAGTCACCTGCGTTTAATGCCGATCAAATCCTAGGCGTTATCCTATTCGAACAAACAATGGATCGCGAAATTGATGGCAAATATACAGCAGATTACCTTGCTGATAATGGCATCGTACCTTTCCTAAAAGTGGATAAAGGACTAGCTGATCAAGAAAATGGCGTTCAGCTTATGAAACCAATTCATGATTTGGACGAGACCCTTAGTCGCGCCAATGAACGGAAAATCTTCGGTACAAAAATGCGTTCCGTCATCCATGAGCCAAGCGAAAGTGGCATTAAAGCCGTAGTGGAACAGCAATTTGAAGTTGGTAAACGCATTATCGCTGCTGGTCTAGTTCCTATTATCGAACCAGAAGTAAATATTCACAGTGAGAATAAGGAAAAATCCGAAGAAATCTTGCGTGATGAAATCGCTAAAAATCTGGATAAATTAGCTGAAGATGAAAATGTGATGCTGAAGCTTTCTATCCCGACAAAAGCTAATATGTATAAAGAATTGATTGACCATCCACGCGTTGTCCGTGTTGTCGCTCTTTCCGGCGGTTATTCCCGTGACGAAGCAAATGAAAAGTTGAAAGAAAATGATGGTCTCATTGCAAGCTTCTCCCGTGCACTTGCTGCTGACTTATATGCTGATCAGTCTGCGGAAGAGTTTGACGCGGCGTTGAAAAATGCTGTAGATACAATTTACGATGCTTCTGTTAATAAAAAGTAG
- a CDS encoding VOC family protein — MINKVGQIMVYVNDQDKAVEFWTEKVGFQVVSDEGDGNGMRWIEIAPTAESETSIVLHNKELIARMQPELNLGTPSLMFFSENLDKLHNDLSGKDITVGEIVNMPSGRVFNFADSEQNYFAVMEKGE, encoded by the coding sequence TTGATTAATAAAGTTGGGCAAATCATGGTGTATGTGAACGACCAGGATAAAGCGGTGGAATTCTGGACGGAAAAGGTGGGGTTTCAGGTGGTTTCTGATGAAGGTGATGGCAATGGAATGAGATGGATTGAAATTGCGCCAACAGCGGAATCTGAAACATCGATTGTACTTCATAATAAAGAATTAATTGCCAGGATGCAGCCTGAATTAAATCTCGGCACGCCTTCGCTCATGTTTTTCTCAGAAAACCTTGATAAGCTGCATAACGACCTATCCGGTAAAGACATCACAGTCGGAGAAATTGTAAACATGCCATCTGGCAGGGTATTTAATTTTGCCGATAGCGAGCAAAACTATTTTGCAGTTATGGAGAAGGGTGAATAA
- a CDS encoding sodium:solute symporter family protein, with protein sequence MSIESDLSLLWYVVAYGILMVILGIYYSKKISKSEDYILAGKSLGTLVLTGTLIATWVGSGSVTGGQTSMAYSFGLIPAFLVTIPSIVGIVVLYFIAPKIRSLGKYTVSSILEDKYGSGARLLASIIIILAYVGIVSYQIKGVGYILNVTTGISVQWGTIIGGILIIFLATAGGLKSVAPTDAISSGIMVFGLLLALPFMFAIAGGWDEITANVPASHLTVTGSLSTIQLLGYLLPPLFLLLSDQNMYQRLAASKKDSATKKANIGWIIGLLIISPVIGLIAFAASSMFKDIEPGMALMASTLVLPNVIGGLLLAAATAFIITTGNSFLLSGATNVTYDIVQKYVMKKATDKQLLNMTKLFVVLLGILSYVLIRFFPTILDVQMYAYTVYGAGLTPAVLGVLLWKRVNKAGGISSMIAGVATTLLWEIVLNKPFEINSSVIAVPVAILVLVFVTLATSKK encoded by the coding sequence TTGAGTATTGAGTCAGATTTATCTTTATTGTGGTATGTAGTAGCATACGGGATTCTGATGGTTATTCTAGGAATCTATTACTCGAAGAAGATTTCAAAAAGTGAAGACTATATTTTAGCAGGAAAAAGCCTGGGTACACTTGTGTTAACCGGCACACTTATTGCAACGTGGGTAGGTAGCGGAAGTGTAACAGGGGGACAAACCTCGATGGCATACAGTTTTGGATTGATTCCAGCTTTTCTTGTAACCATTCCATCCATTGTTGGGATTGTTGTCCTATATTTTATCGCCCCTAAAATTCGCAGCCTGGGGAAATATACTGTTTCTTCCATCTTGGAGGATAAATATGGATCAGGTGCCAGATTACTGGCCAGCATCATCATTATTCTTGCTTATGTAGGGATCGTTTCCTACCAAATAAAAGGAGTAGGATATATTTTAAACGTTACGACAGGGATCTCCGTTCAATGGGGTACTATTATTGGGGGAATTTTAATTATCTTTCTTGCGACTGCAGGAGGACTTAAGTCTGTTGCGCCGACAGATGCGATAAGTTCAGGGATTATGGTATTTGGACTCTTACTTGCTTTGCCGTTCATGTTCGCCATTGCGGGAGGTTGGGATGAAATTACCGCAAATGTTCCAGCAAGCCATCTAACTGTTACCGGATCCCTTTCAACTATTCAGCTGTTAGGATACTTGCTGCCGCCGCTCTTCTTATTATTAAGTGACCAGAATATGTACCAGCGATTAGCCGCTTCAAAGAAGGATAGCGCAACTAAAAAAGCAAATATCGGCTGGATTATTGGTCTTCTGATTATTTCACCTGTAATCGGGCTGATTGCTTTCGCAGCCAGTTCCATGTTTAAAGACATTGAACCCGGAATGGCGCTGATGGCCTCGACATTAGTGCTGCCAAATGTCATTGGCGGGCTTTTACTAGCTGCAGCAACTGCGTTTATTATTACAACTGGAAATTCTTTCTTATTATCTGGGGCTACCAATGTCACATACGATATAGTGCAAAAATATGTAATGAAAAAAGCAACCGACAAACAGTTATTGAACATGACAAAACTCTTTGTTGTACTGCTCGGAATTTTATCTTACGTTTTAATACGGTTTTTCCCAACAATCTTGGATGTCCAAATGTACGCCTATACCGTGTATGGCGCCGGACTCACACCAGCCGTTCTGGGTGTATTGCTTTGGAAAAGAGTCAATAAAGCCGGGGGCATATCCTCCATGATTGCCGGTGTAGCAACAACATTATTGTGGGAAATAGTTCTGAACAAGCCCTTCGAAATAAACAGTTCAGTTATCGCTGTTCCGGTGGCCATTTTGGTTCTCGTTTTCGTTACGCTTGCGACTTCAAAAAAATAA